The proteins below come from a single Halobacteriovorax sp. DA5 genomic window:
- a CDS encoding HD domain-containing protein → MEVVSNAKLGLKVYDPLYGFIDLTPLEMEIIHSPFFQRLRWIKQLGFSFYVFHGAEHSRYGHCIGVLNNAHLILRSVGRGVEDNELFVKEQKSKEAKYHQAIRVSALLHDIGTFCFSHTTEMAYIKIGETTNKKGGKGLQDDHENLGSFIIKNTDYEGGLTRILKDHGIDPQEVSDLVKGTHSSILANQILHSEIDCDRMDYLLRDAHYTGLKYGTYDREYLLHHFTTEKVAGHDILAIKENALHCVEDFLSARFAWYSQVIRSPRGSKYDAIADALCYHMLEKGHIYRYSDLLDIISNDPMRFYGFNDSYFMNTIHKLLVDGQFDKYADIKDMARILLLRHGAKNIDTSDFSQSLLEQDNIGFNDKLFKKTGNKATDIVNFVKENGSDADWVIPDIPKKKIIFVKSPRELAKKTTLTNLLLERDPVKIRLDDGQVKLLADVENSIISKLSNTMSYTPNCFCSDGAYKLLKEQGVI, encoded by the coding sequence ATGGAAGTTGTCTCAAACGCTAAATTAGGTCTAAAAGTTTATGATCCATTATATGGATTCATCGACTTAACTCCACTTGAGATGGAGATTATCCACAGCCCATTTTTTCAAAGGCTGCGTTGGATTAAACAATTAGGATTTTCATTCTACGTTTTTCACGGTGCCGAGCATTCTCGCTATGGACATTGTATTGGCGTACTTAATAATGCCCATCTTATTCTAAGGTCAGTTGGCCGTGGTGTTGAAGATAATGAACTCTTTGTAAAAGAGCAGAAATCAAAAGAGGCCAAGTATCATCAGGCCATTCGAGTCTCAGCTCTTCTTCATGATATTGGAACATTTTGTTTTTCTCATACAACTGAGATGGCCTATATCAAGATAGGGGAGACAACAAATAAGAAAGGTGGAAAGGGATTACAAGACGATCACGAAAACCTAGGCTCATTCATTATCAAGAATACTGACTATGAAGGTGGCCTAACACGAATTCTAAAAGATCATGGAATTGATCCACAAGAAGTTTCAGATCTTGTTAAAGGAACACACTCGTCAATCCTTGCTAATCAAATTCTTCACTCTGAAATTGATTGTGACCGCATGGATTATCTTTTAAGAGATGCTCACTACACAGGTCTTAAGTATGGAACTTATGATAGGGAATATCTACTTCATCACTTCACAACAGAGAAGGTAGCAGGTCACGATATTCTTGCAATTAAAGAAAATGCTCTTCACTGTGTGGAAGACTTTTTAAGTGCACGCTTTGCTTGGTACTCGCAAGTTATTCGCTCTCCACGTGGATCAAAGTATGATGCAATTGCAGATGCCCTTTGCTATCACATGCTAGAAAAAGGTCATATTTATCGCTACAGTGATCTTCTCGATATTATCAGTAACGATCCTATGCGTTTTTACGGATTCAATGATTCATACTTTATGAATACAATTCATAAGCTTCTTGTAGATGGACAATTTGATAAGTATGCAGATATTAAAGATATGGCACGTATCCTTCTTCTAAGACATGGCGCTAAGAATATCGATACAAGTGACTTTTCACAAAGCTTGCTTGAACAAGATAATATTGGATTCAATGATAAGCTCTTTAAGAAGACTGGTAATAAGGCCACTGATATCGTTAACTTCGTAAAAGAAAATGGAAGTGATGCTGATTGGGTTATTCCAGATATTCCTAAAAAGAAGATTATCTTTGTTAAGAGTCCAAGAGAGCTCGCAAAGAAGACAACATTAACAAACTTATTACTAGAGCGTGATCCAGTAAAAATAAGATTGGATGATGGCCAGGTTAAGCTACTTGCTGATGTTGAAAACTCAATAATCTCAAAGCTTTCAAATACTATGAGCTATACACCGAATTGCTTCTGCTCAGACGGTGCGTATAAATTACTTAAAGAACAAGGTGTGATTTAA
- a CDS encoding cell division ATP-binding protein FtsE encodes MAKRIFAQFKLGRFEYLNEGLISMISSSYANQASNLFGNQNLNTNMYFTLENVTVDFDGIKAISNINLQIRKGEIVFVTGASGAGKTTLLNVLAGNVSPTSGTIKIDDRVFTTQVFQDLRLIENMSLIDNLQFAFDPSVYRSRKEFESDLNELIKILGIKNRVKLKAKDANGGLRQKVAIIRALLAKPDVFIADEPSSSLDFDNTKRLFDLLNIYNAKRGTTIIWASHNRELVQRFTGRIIHLDNSRLIHSGHACFI; translated from the coding sequence GTGGCAAAGAGGATTTTTGCCCAATTCAAGTTAGGAAGATTTGAATATTTAAATGAAGGACTCATATCAATGATCTCAAGCAGTTACGCGAATCAAGCAAGTAATTTATTTGGAAACCAGAATTTAAATACGAATATGTATTTTACGCTGGAGAATGTCACTGTTGATTTCGACGGAATCAAGGCCATTTCCAATATCAATTTGCAAATTAGAAAAGGTGAAATTGTCTTTGTTACCGGGGCTTCTGGAGCGGGGAAAACAACACTTCTAAATGTTCTTGCAGGAAACGTTTCACCGACGAGCGGAACGATTAAAATTGATGATCGAGTTTTTACAACACAAGTTTTTCAAGATTTAAGACTGATTGAAAATATGAGTCTAATCGATAATTTACAATTTGCATTTGATCCAAGTGTGTATCGTTCTCGCAAAGAATTTGAGAGCGACTTAAACGAGCTAATTAAAATTCTAGGAATTAAAAATCGCGTAAAACTTAAGGCCAAGGATGCTAATGGGGGACTAAGACAAAAAGTTGCCATCATTCGCGCGCTACTTGCAAAGCCTGACGTATTTATTGCGGATGAGCCATCAAGTTCACTAGACTTTGATAATACAAAAAGACTTTTTGATTTATTAAATATCTATAATGCGAAAAGAGGGACAACAATTATTTGGGCCTCTCATAATCGCGAATTAGTACAACGTTTCACGGGACGAATTATCCACCTAGATAACTCTCGTCTAATCCACTCGGGGCATGCATGTTTTATTTAA
- a CDS encoding murein hydrolase activator EnvC, protein MAKSLVLFTVLLITSASMRAEAAPNLNAIKGQVTDSRSKIDNYKKSIQSIETQLQTKNEDYLQAMKSRQDLDYQIFELEKNLNQSLFDLESDKVRVKKTIRHVALSYMENSTHEDLVKSQLLLKSLKNEKKEIQSKIDYCTDLKKKTFELRTRLSETVKIERELYTLLQELETRKSSTVQEFLTEKENHEKLKSEYSKLRKSQQLAKKKAQAKLKVIKNKASSSSTKLVANFAVPVKKFISTENGKKGITYTVKSGQEIFATKAGKVEYVGSLANVGNVIMVDHGNDIRSIYLGDFAASVKKGQAVDLGSSVAKTRFSIKKGNLSKVYFEIRKKNTAQNTAQLINNKINI, encoded by the coding sequence ATGGCAAAAAGCTTAGTTCTTTTCACAGTTCTATTAATTACTTCAGCTTCAATGAGGGCCGAGGCGGCACCAAACTTGAATGCGATTAAAGGGCAGGTAACTGATTCTCGCAGCAAGATCGACAATTACAAAAAGTCGATTCAATCAATCGAAACTCAATTACAGACAAAGAATGAAGACTATCTTCAGGCCATGAAATCAAGACAAGATCTTGATTATCAAATTTTTGAATTAGAAAAAAATCTTAATCAATCTTTATTTGACCTGGAATCAGATAAAGTTCGTGTGAAAAAGACGATTCGTCATGTTGCCTTAAGTTACATGGAAAACTCGACGCACGAAGACCTTGTGAAAAGTCAGCTTCTTTTAAAGTCTCTAAAGAATGAAAAGAAAGAGATTCAATCAAAAATTGATTATTGTACAGACCTAAAAAAGAAGACATTTGAACTTAGAACTCGTTTGAGTGAAACAGTAAAAATAGAAAGAGAGCTTTATACTCTTTTACAAGAGCTTGAAACTCGTAAAAGCTCAACTGTTCAAGAATTCTTAACTGAAAAAGAAAATCACGAAAAATTAAAATCAGAATATAGTAAGTTACGAAAATCACAACAACTTGCTAAAAAGAAAGCTCAAGCAAAACTAAAAGTAATTAAAAACAAAGCAAGTAGCTCTTCGACTAAGTTAGTTGCTAATTTTGCTGTTCCTGTTAAAAAATTTATTTCGACAGAAAATGGCAAGAAAGGAATTACTTATACTGTTAAGAGTGGACAAGAAATTTTTGCGACCAAAGCTGGAAAAGTTGAATATGTAGGTTCACTGGCCAACGTAGGTAATGTGATTATGGTGGATCATGGAAATGATATTCGTAGTATCTATCTTGGTGACTTCGCAGCAAGCGTAAAAAAGGGACAAGCTGTTGATCTTGGCTCATCTGTTGCAAAAACAAGATTCTCAATTAAGAAGGGGAATCTAAGTAAAGTTTATTTTGAAATTAGAAAGAAAAATACAGCACAAAATACAGCACAACTAATTAATAATAAAATTAATATTTAA
- a CDS encoding S41 family peptidase, producing MKKLFVALMLTAFVAPAQAKQTERSRFEKLELFNKVIHIIETNYYRKVDIDKLIDGALKGMFQTLDPHSAFLDEEVFKKMQEDTSGEYGGLGIEVTQKDGVLVITTPIEDSPAEKAGLLPGDKIVEINNESTIGITLDEAVDRMKGELGTVINLGILRAGEKDIRNFKVKRQKIKTKPVKSFAVNNYAVIRLSQFQKDAAEYVVKALKKEKKKLGKNFRGVVLDLRSNPGGLLNEAVNLASIFLNDGVVVSTEGRDPKNKEIRYVKKSGHKELEIPVAVLINGSSASASEIVAGALQDHKRALIVGTNSFGKGSVQTVSQVSEEQGIKLTIAQYMTPKGRKIQALGIKPDVQVSQVEGEFVEEHMYDDGGVREVDLRNHLTATVETEEEKEARLKREKAARLKRIERAKEINQKKDESSVARKYSADKDYQVLQAIKFLNAVNKFQNI from the coding sequence ATGAAAAAGCTATTTGTTGCTCTTATGCTTACGGCATTTGTAGCACCTGCTCAGGCAAAGCAAACTGAGAGGTCGCGTTTTGAAAAGCTCGAACTCTTCAATAAAGTTATTCATATCATCGAAACAAATTATTACCGAAAGGTAGATATTGATAAGCTCATTGATGGAGCACTAAAGGGAATGTTTCAAACATTAGACCCTCACTCTGCATTTTTAGATGAAGAAGTATTCAAGAAGATGCAAGAAGACACAAGTGGCGAGTATGGTGGACTTGGAATAGAAGTTACGCAAAAAGATGGTGTTCTTGTCATTACAACTCCAATCGAGGATTCTCCTGCTGAAAAAGCGGGCCTTCTGCCAGGAGATAAAATTGTTGAAATTAATAATGAGTCAACAATTGGTATCACTCTTGATGAAGCCGTTGATCGTATGAAAGGTGAGCTTGGAACTGTTATTAACCTAGGAATCCTAAGAGCTGGTGAAAAAGATATTCGTAACTTCAAGGTAAAGCGCCAAAAGATCAAGACTAAGCCAGTTAAGTCATTTGCAGTAAATAACTATGCTGTTATTCGTTTAAGCCAATTTCAAAAAGATGCAGCTGAATATGTAGTAAAGGCGCTTAAAAAAGAAAAAAAGAAACTTGGAAAGAATTTTAGAGGAGTTGTTTTAGATCTTCGCTCGAACCCAGGTGGACTTTTAAATGAAGCAGTAAATCTTGCTTCAATCTTTTTAAATGATGGAGTAGTTGTTTCGACTGAAGGTCGTGATCCAAAGAATAAAGAAATTCGTTATGTTAAAAAGAGTGGCCATAAAGAACTAGAGATACCTGTTGCTGTATTAATTAACGGCTCAAGTGCTTCTGCTTCTGAAATTGTGGCAGGTGCTCTCCAAGATCACAAGCGTGCTCTAATTGTTGGGACAAATTCTTTTGGAAAAGGAAGTGTACAAACCGTTTCTCAAGTTTCAGAAGAGCAGGGGATTAAACTTACAATTGCCCAGTATATGACACCAAAAGGAAGAAAAATTCAGGCCCTTGGTATTAAGCCTGATGTTCAAGTTTCACAAGTCGAAGGTGAATTTGTTGAAGAGCATATGTATGATGATGGTGGAGTAAGAGAAGTCGATCTTAGAAATCACTTAACGGCCACTGTTGAAACTGAAGAAGAAAAGGAAGCTCGTCTTAAGCGTGAAAAAGCAGCACGTCTAAAAAGAATTGAAAGAGCAAAAGAAATCAATCAAAAGAAAGATGAATCATCGGTAGCTAGAAAGTATTCGGCCGACAAAGACTACCAAGTTCTTCAGGCAATTAAATTTTTAAACGCAGTCAATAAATTTCAAAATATCTAG
- the xseA gene encoding exodeoxyribonuclease VII large subunit: MNNKVPSVSQLVNHIKKNLESNYQNISVTGEVSNLSSSGAGHWYFSLGDGSALMQMALFKMDAMRNPVIKNIRAGDKVIVSGSVSVYPSRGTFQLIVKRIVPAGKGDLQEQFELLKKKLQAEGLFDMSSKQPIPTMPKRIGVITAKGAAALQDFLNVSQRRSEYHQVLLSPALVQGVNAPASIRKALEKLIAYHLKAKEEERTKDMLDVIVLTRGGGSMEDLWAFNDEALAWDIYNCPIPTISAVGHQVDFTISDYVADLRMETPSAAAEVLTQKFMALDSDMNRIRKDLKSAMNMELRRRYDVLSETSPKSFLIALKSKISDYKHELEKLNLIKRKEQILSLYEYTFELDRLSRQLVKAIQNKIVNYKNKNMEFEKILGALNPKNVLTRGYAYTQIGDKVISSAKDMAKLENVDVDIHYADGKVTLHKGVN; the protein is encoded by the coding sequence ATGAATAATAAAGTCCCATCAGTCTCACAACTCGTAAATCACATTAAGAAAAATCTCGAGTCTAATTATCAAAATATTAGTGTAACAGGAGAGGTTTCAAACCTTAGCTCCTCTGGTGCAGGACATTGGTATTTCTCACTTGGTGATGGCAGTGCCCTCATGCAAATGGCCCTCTTTAAAATGGATGCCATGAGAAATCCAGTCATTAAAAATATTCGTGCAGGAGATAAGGTTATTGTCTCTGGTTCTGTTTCTGTTTATCCGAGTCGTGGAACTTTTCAGTTAATTGTTAAGCGTATTGTGCCGGCGGGTAAGGGTGATCTTCAGGAACAATTTGAATTATTAAAAAAGAAACTTCAAGCAGAAGGTCTTTTTGATATGAGTTCAAAGCAGCCGATACCGACGATGCCAAAACGCATCGGTGTAATTACGGCAAAGGGAGCCGCGGCCCTGCAAGACTTTTTAAATGTATCTCAAAGAAGATCAGAGTATCATCAGGTACTTCTTTCACCGGCCCTGGTTCAAGGAGTAAATGCTCCTGCCTCAATTCGTAAGGCCCTTGAAAAACTCATTGCTTATCATTTAAAGGCAAAAGAAGAGGAGCGTACTAAAGATATGTTAGATGTTATCGTTCTTACTCGTGGTGGTGGGTCGATGGAAGACCTCTGGGCGTTTAATGACGAAGCACTTGCTTGGGATATTTATAATTGCCCAATCCCAACGATTAGTGCCGTTGGTCACCAAGTGGACTTTACCATCTCTGATTATGTAGCCGATCTTAGGATGGAGACGCCTTCAGCTGCTGCAGAAGTTTTAACTCAAAAATTTATGGCCTTAGACTCTGATATGAATCGCATTCGTAAGGATTTAAAAAGTGCCATGAATATGGAACTTCGTCGTCGCTATGATGTTCTTTCTGAAACGTCACCGAAGAGTTTCCTCATTGCTCTTAAATCGAAAATTTCAGATTATAAGCATGAGCTTGAGAAGCTGAATCTTATTAAGAGAAAAGAACAGATCCTATCTCTTTATGAATATACTTTTGAGCTTGATCGCCTTAGTCGTCAGCTCGTAAAAGCAATCCAAAATAAAATTGTGAATTATAAAAATAAGAATATGGAATTTGAAAAAATTCTTGGTGCCTTAAATCCTAAAAATGTTCTAACTCGTGGATATGCTTACACGCAAATTGGTGACAAGGTCATTAGCTCTGCCAAGGACATGGCAAAGCTTGAAAATGTCGATGTGGATATTCACTACGCTGACGGTAAGGTGACTCTTCATAAAGGAGTTAACTAG
- a CDS encoding histidine kinase dimerization/phospho-acceptor domain-containing protein: MSASLGFQDSEVNSPKQNFYYHSNIEIDEELERNLNYSGFSSSDYEFDFSIESSIPLIVKLEDHIIEIETIENLKELLHFKRELARVFKLNSSMASANLDEMEIAGLYLEKVYQDNDENFIAELFKISEVKNEFNIKVIDKADSHLYPVKEDYCFEDSTSYYLLTVKGDREEAFLAAQAIANVIQLINVNQEELSSEQLGVTDLINKLSYPVVILSDDGIVHYHNDHFLKLGITPNNLIKNIDSGWLDIGDQKYKILSSTTSNLKTICLVKQEFNYTKSHSELGIITSSIAHELNNPLAGILAAINMLELEEWEEDDLTILNEMKASANRCKSLINTFLGFAKVNDQLSRQSTFESILQQAISLLSNRKIESGISIQTNISNDLKEHAISGASLPIILYLILSEMMTLKNHELLIDASSNSIDCNFYRSEHDIILTVKNLNIEGQKSKILNRLIIHLLALENSRVEIHGQEIVIYNLV; encoded by the coding sequence GTGAGTGCATCTCTTGGCTTTCAAGATAGTGAAGTTAATTCGCCTAAACAGAATTTTTACTACCACTCAAATATAGAGATTGATGAAGAGCTGGAGCGCAATCTAAACTATTCTGGATTTAGCTCTAGTGATTATGAATTTGATTTTTCAATTGAATCTAGTATCCCTCTAATTGTTAAGTTAGAAGACCATATTATTGAGATTGAAACCATCGAGAATCTTAAAGAGCTTCTTCATTTCAAAAGAGAGCTTGCAAGAGTCTTTAAATTAAACTCTAGTATGGCCAGTGCCAATCTAGATGAAATGGAAATCGCAGGTCTTTATCTTGAAAAGGTATATCAAGATAATGATGAGAATTTTATAGCTGAACTTTTTAAGATCTCTGAAGTCAAAAATGAATTTAATATTAAGGTAATCGATAAGGCCGATTCACATCTTTACCCTGTTAAAGAAGACTATTGTTTTGAAGATAGTACTTCTTATTATCTACTTACTGTAAAAGGGGATAGGGAAGAAGCTTTTTTGGCCGCACAAGCGATCGCCAATGTTATTCAATTAATTAATGTTAACCAAGAAGAGCTTTCAAGTGAGCAGTTAGGTGTTACAGACCTAATTAACAAATTGTCATATCCTGTTGTTATTTTGAGTGATGATGGTATCGTTCACTATCATAATGATCATTTTCTAAAGCTTGGTATCACACCAAATAATCTTATTAAGAATATTGATTCAGGATGGTTAGATATTGGAGATCAAAAGTATAAAATTCTTTCAAGTACAACTTCTAATTTAAAAACAATTTGTCTTGTGAAACAGGAATTCAATTATACAAAGTCTCACTCTGAACTTGGTATTATTACAAGCTCGATTGCCCACGAACTCAATAATCCTCTTGCGGGAATTCTTGCGGCCATTAATATGTTAGAACTTGAAGAGTGGGAAGAAGACGATTTAACAATCCTAAATGAAATGAAGGCGTCAGCAAATCGTTGTAAGAGCCTAATCAATACTTTCCTTGGTTTTGCCAAAGTTAATGATCAACTAAGTCGTCAAAGTACGTTTGAGAGTATTCTCCAACAGGCAATCTCGCTACTGAGCAATCGAAAAATCGAATCGGGAATTTCAATTCAAACAAATATTTCTAATGATCTCAAAGAACATGCGATTAGTGGTGCGAGTCTTCCAATCATTCTCTACTTAATCCTAAGTGAGATGATGACGCTTAAAAATCACGAACTCTTAATTGATGCTAGCTCTAACTCTATTGACTGTAACTTCTATCGTAGTGAACACGACATCATTCTTACGGTAAAGAATCTCAATATCGAAGGACAAAAGAGTAAGATCTTAAACCGCTTAATCATCCACTTACTTGCTCTTGAAAATTCACGGGTTGAAATTCATGGGCAGGAAATTGTGATTTATAATTTGGTCTGA
- a CDS encoding PolC-type DNA polymerase III: METHSSKKMLADMSFCVFDLETTGGNQKKDKIIEIGLVQIDNLEVGAQKSFLINPERKIPDFIQKLTSITQDEVEGAPIIDAVIDEVLEFIGDRVLIAHNSSFDIPFLNSVLERLGRKQLENKGLCTNLMTKYLIPTLMNSNLNYMSRIFNISHQKAHRALDDAIATAQLFLNYLNIFIEKDIKKINHLYYPKNRYELDLCNFKKDTSEHEEIVAKMKKIFAPFVITVKGQNGVILFSFPCTNKDNEIQFISERIKDLEWQTISIKLSGPILEALIRFNHSFNKMDEADQDEAITMLRQNLIGDGTKEELNAEYKEELQKIKQADFVLMNHLVPEQYTIYPLGALGIRQGLIFRYPGHDKKLIQYINSKSNRKKAQKLKEIHFPEMLQELVNLYMAKNLRQERELMIFKDSFALKNKDFFFTQLDKFIEVNPNKYNYPEAFI, encoded by the coding sequence ATGGAAACACATTCTTCAAAGAAAATGCTAGCAGACATGAGCTTCTGCGTCTTCGATTTAGAAACGACTGGTGGAAACCAGAAAAAAGATAAAATCATTGAAATTGGACTTGTCCAAATCGATAACCTGGAAGTAGGAGCTCAAAAAAGCTTTCTTATCAATCCAGAAAGAAAAATCCCAGACTTCATTCAAAAGCTAACTTCCATCACACAAGATGAAGTTGAGGGCGCACCAATAATTGATGCCGTTATTGATGAAGTTCTAGAGTTTATTGGTGACCGAGTTCTTATCGCTCACAACTCTTCATTTGATATTCCATTTTTAAATTCAGTTTTAGAAAGGCTTGGAAGAAAGCAACTTGAGAATAAGGGTTTATGTACAAACCTTATGACGAAGTATCTTATTCCAACTCTCATGAACTCGAATCTAAACTATATGTCGCGTATTTTTAATATTTCTCACCAAAAGGCACACCGTGCCCTTGATGATGCTATCGCGACGGCGCAACTCTTCTTAAACTATCTCAATATCTTTATTGAAAAAGACATTAAGAAGATCAATCATCTTTACTACCCAAAAAATCGCTACGAGCTCGATCTTTGTAACTTTAAAAAAGATACAAGTGAGCACGAAGAAATCGTAGCAAAGATGAAAAAGATTTTTGCTCCTTTTGTTATTACAGTAAAAGGACAAAACGGAGTGATCCTCTTCTCTTTCCCATGTACGAACAAAGATAATGAAATTCAATTCATTAGTGAGCGTATTAAAGATCTCGAATGGCAAACAATTTCGATAAAACTTAGTGGACCAATTCTAGAGGCCCTTATTCGCTTTAATCATTCATTTAATAAAATGGATGAAGCCGATCAAGATGAGGCCATCACAATGCTTCGTCAAAACCTGATTGGCGATGGTACGAAAGAAGAATTAAACGCCGAGTACAAAGAAGAGCTTCAAAAAATCAAGCAAGCTGACTTCGTTCTTATGAATCACCTTGTGCCAGAACAATATACAATCTACCCTCTTGGCGCCCTAGGGATTAGACAAGGTTTAATCTTTCGCTACCCTGGTCACGACAAGAAGCTAATTCAATATATCAACTCAAAGTCTAATCGCAAGAAAGCGCAGAAGCTTAAAGAAATTCACTTCCCTGAAATGCTGCAGGAACTTGTTAATCTTTATATGGCAAAGAACCTACGCCAAGAACGCGAGCTTATGATCTTTAAGGATTCATTTGCCCTTAAGAATAAGGACTTCTTCTTTACTCAACTTGATAAGTTCATTGAAGTGAATCCGAATAAGTATAATTATCCGGAAGCGTTTATTTAA